From Thermosipho affectus, a single genomic window includes:
- the kamD gene encoding lysine 5,6-aminomutase subunit alpha → MESKLGLDFKKVDYAKKLAQKIAKDIKEFVEPRSTTSIERTICRFLGIDGTNNEKVPLPNVVVDHLKEKGILEQGAAYFIGNAMIETELSPQEIAEKIAKKELDLSKVKTHSIENVLDILNPLVESTINRIKENKNIREKMINEIGDGKQPYLYVIVATGNIYEDVVQAQAAARQGADIIAVIRSTAQSLLDYVPYGPTTEGFGGTYATQENFKIMRKALDEVSREVGRYIRQVNYASGLCMPEIAAMGAIERLDMMLNDALYGILFRDINMQRTIIDQHFSRVINGFAGIIINTGEDNYLTTADAYQEAHTVLASQFINEQLALIANLPEEQMGLGHAFEMNPDLENGFLYELAQAQMTREIFPKAPLKYMPPTKYMTGNIFKGLVQDAMFNVISIWTKQGIQLLGMLTEAIHTPFMSDRYLAIETAKYIFNNMKNIGDEIYFKENGLIQNRAKQVLNEAIELLEKISEIGLFKALSLGVFANIKRPINGGKGLDGVFMKGKNYINPFFDKMLERRCQE, encoded by the coding sequence ATGGAGAGTAAACTAGGACTTGATTTCAAAAAAGTAGACTACGCAAAAAAACTTGCCCAAAAAATAGCCAAAGATATAAAAGAATTCGTAGAACCTCGCTCCACAACTTCTATCGAAAGAACAATATGCAGATTTTTAGGTATAGATGGAACAAATAATGAAAAAGTTCCTCTTCCAAATGTCGTTGTTGATCACTTAAAAGAAAAAGGAATTTTAGAACAAGGTGCAGCATATTTTATTGGAAACGCAATGATAGAAACAGAACTCTCCCCACAAGAAATAGCAGAAAAAATAGCTAAAAAAGAATTGGATTTAAGCAAAGTAAAAACACATTCCATAGAAAATGTATTGGATATTCTAAATCCATTAGTTGAAAGTACAATAAACCGCATAAAAGAAAATAAAAACATACGAGAAAAAATGATAAATGAAATTGGTGATGGAAAGCAACCATATCTTTATGTAATAGTTGCCACGGGAAATATATACGAAGATGTCGTTCAGGCACAGGCTGCCGCACGACAAGGTGCAGATATAATTGCGGTAATTCGTTCTACTGCACAAAGTTTACTTGACTATGTACCATATGGCCCAACTACAGAAGGTTTTGGGGGAACTTATGCTACTCAGGAAAACTTTAAAATAATGAGGAAAGCACTAGATGAGGTTTCCCGCGAAGTCGGAAGATATATCAGACAAGTAAATTATGCATCAGGCCTTTGTATGCCAGAAATAGCTGCAATGGGAGCTATTGAAAGATTAGATATGATGTTAAACGATGCCCTTTACGGCATCCTATTTCGGGATATTAATATGCAAAGAACTATAATTGATCAGCATTTTTCAAGAGTAATAAATGGATTTGCTGGGATAATAATAAACACAGGTGAGGACAATTATCTTACAACGGCCGATGCATATCAAGAAGCACATACCGTTCTTGCCTCACAATTTATAAACGAACAACTTGCATTAATAGCAAATCTTCCCGAAGAACAAATGGGTTTAGGCCACGCATTTGAAATGAATCCTGATCTTGAAAATGGCTTTTTATACGAGCTTGCACAAGCTCAAATGACAAGAGAAATATTTCCAAAAGCTCCTTTAAAATACATGCCTCCAACAAAATATATGACAGGAAATATATTCAAAGGACTAGTTCAAGATGCAATGTTCAACGTAATTTCAATTTGGACTAAACAAGGAATCCAACTTCTAGGCATGTTAACTGAAGCTATCCATACTCCATTTATGTCAGATAGATACCTCGCAATTGAAACGGCAAAATACATATTTAATAACATGAAAAACATAGGAGATGAAATATACTTTAAAGAAAATGGTTTAATACAAAATAGAGCCAAACAAGTTTTAAATGAAGCTATAGAACTCCTCGAAAAAATATCAGAAATCGGGCTTTTTAAAGCTTTAAGTTTAGGAGTCTTTGCAAATATAAAAAGACCAATAAATGGTGGAAAAGGACTTGACGGAGTATTTATGAAAGGCAAAAATTATATAAACCCATTTTTTGATAAAATGTTAGAAAGAAGGTGTCAAGAATGA
- the kamE gene encoding lysine 5,6-aminomutase subunit beta, whose product MSGYNLEKKNIDKTLNLKAVKPYGDTMNDGKLQVSFTLPVPFGDEATEAAKILMKKMGLENPQIVFSKELTKGFTFFIGYGDCIHTIDYTSIHVPKVHVEEMTMYEIDKFIKEKIGRKIVVVGATIGTDAHTVGLDAILNMKGFAGHYGLERYEMFEIYNMGSQVPVEEFVKKAIEVNADALLVSQTVTQKNIHIKHLTELVELLEAEGLREKLVLVVGGPRITHELAKELGYDAGFGPNTFAEHVGSFLAHEVYKRLNK is encoded by the coding sequence ATGAGTGGATACAATCTTGAAAAAAAGAATATAGATAAAACACTAAACCTTAAAGCGGTTAAACCCTACGGTGACACCATGAATGATGGGAAATTACAAGTAAGTTTTACACTACCTGTACCATTTGGAGATGAAGCAACAGAAGCGGCAAAAATACTAATGAAAAAAATGGGTCTTGAAAATCCACAAATAGTATTTTCAAAAGAATTAACAAAGGGGTTTACATTTTTCATTGGCTATGGAGATTGCATTCACACAATAGACTATACAAGTATACATGTTCCAAAAGTCCACGTTGAGGAAATGACAATGTATGAGATAGATAAATTTATAAAAGAAAAAATAGGCAGAAAAATAGTAGTAGTAGGTGCCACTATAGGAACTGACGCACACACAGTTGGGCTAGATGCTATTTTAAACATGAAAGGATTTGCCGGACACTACGGACTTGAAAGATACGAAATGTTCGAAATATACAACATGGGAAGTCAAGTACCAGTTGAAGAATTTGTAAAAAAAGCAATCGAGGTTAACGCAGATGCATTACTTGTCTCACAAACCGTTACTCAAAAAAATATACATATAAAACACCTTACCGAACTTGTGGAATTACTTGAAGCAGAAGGCTTAAGAGAAAAATTAGTATTGGTAGTTGGCGGGCCAAGAATAACACATGAGCTTGCAAAAGAACTGGGATACGATGCGGGGTTTGGCCCTAATACATTTGCAGAACATGTAGGTTCATTCCTTGCGCATGAAGTATATAAAAGATTAAATAAATAA
- a CDS encoding MFS transporter, which translates to MRFHRYHFISVCFSILFYLITSYVNSMGSKLGLAYSQIGMINFFGALSYVITSISIGHLGDKFGYKKILIVEFLLYFFFLVVSLNLSGVFSLVVIAVISNLFFGSFYPQIEGLISKSESLANFPHSKTVMRFNLSWSFGNIIGMALGPFMTVKYPQIIFGYGLFLSTTMSIFVWYDYKSFGNYIRLLCCNFKMEKIVKNIKKYRLVYRSTLFFSGLLYTSVLALFPKLISSYGTALSLTGFLIAFANLSVFLTFLFMGKFNFWVGKPKVSFYFLLVLPVTSLLMFFKPSPMLFLVISFLSGMCYAIPYTFAIYYGLHSEEDDQGKQGGFHEAVIGLLFGFGPLIGGTFLDYFSGIKGLGIFGLLLTIIVFFIQIRFLIKK; encoded by the coding sequence ATGAGATTTCACAGATATCATTTTATTTCAGTATGTTTCTCTATATTGTTTTATTTAATAACTTCATATGTAAACTCAATGGGTTCGAAGTTGGGGTTAGCATATTCTCAGATTGGTATGATAAATTTTTTTGGTGCACTTTCTTACGTGATAACTAGTATTAGTATAGGTCATCTTGGTGATAAGTTTGGTTATAAAAAGATATTGATAGTGGAGTTTTTACTGTATTTTTTCTTTTTAGTTGTTTCATTGAATTTATCAGGTGTATTTTCTTTAGTAGTAATAGCTGTTATATCAAACTTATTTTTTGGAAGTTTTTATCCTCAAATTGAGGGACTAATATCAAAAAGCGAATCGTTAGCAAACTTTCCACATTCTAAAACAGTTATGAGATTTAATCTTTCGTGGAGTTTTGGAAATATCATTGGGATGGCTTTGGGACCATTTATGACTGTAAAATATCCACAAATAATATTTGGATATGGTTTATTTCTTTCTACTACTATGAGTATTTTTGTTTGGTATGATTATAAAAGCTTTGGAAATTACATAAGACTTTTGTGTTGCAATTTTAAAATGGAAAAGATAGTGAAAAATATAAAAAAATATAGGTTGGTGTATAGAAGTACGTTGTTTTTTTCAGGACTTTTGTATACGTCAGTTTTGGCTCTTTTTCCAAAATTAATAAGTTCATATGGTACGGCGCTTAGTTTAACAGGATTTTTAATTGCCTTTGCAAATTTGTCAGTTTTTTTGACTTTTTTATTTATGGGGAAATTTAACTTTTGGGTGGGAAAACCAAAGGTTTCTTTTTATTTTTTATTAGTATTGCCGGTAACTTCCCTTCTTATGTTTTTTAAACCATCGCCAATGTTATTTTTGGTAATTTCTTTCTTGAGTGGAATGTGTTACGCTATTCCATATACATTTGCAATATACTATGGGCTTCATTCTGAAGAAGATGATCAGGGAAAGCAAGGAGGATTTCATGAAGCTGTAATTGGTCTTTTGTTTGGTTTTGGTCCATTAATTGGTGGAACTTTTTTGGATTATTTTTCTGGGATAAAGGGGCTTGGAATTTTTGGACTATTGTTGACGATTATAGTATTTTTTATTCAAATAAGGTTTTTAATAAAAAAATAG